The following coding sequences are from one Schizosaccharomyces osmophilus chromosome 1, complete sequence window:
- the yar1 gene encoding ribosome biogenesis protein Yar1, translating to MDVEDLIYACRAPDDEMLDEILEKCPGELNRRDENGNSGLHMASANGYTHIVQKILPHLSPETVNAQNSSGNTAMHWAALNGHADICKLVLEAGGDLHLKNNHDKSAIYEADVRNQQKVMELFLDYEIAKSNENEETEPNEQESF from the coding sequence ATGGATGTTGAAGATCTCATATACGCATGCCGAGCTCCTGACGATGAGATGCTGGatgaaattttggaaaaatgcCCTGGTGAACTAAATCGTAGAGACGAAAACGGAAATTCTGGACTTCATATGGCAAGCGCTAATGGATACACTCATATCgtccaaaaaattttgcCCCATTTATCCCCAGAGACTGTGAATGCTCAAAACTCTAGCGGAAATACAGCCATGCACTGGGCAGCTCTAAATGGACATGCTGATATCTGCAAGTTAGTATTAGAGGCTGGCGGAGATCTTCATCTTAAAAATAACCACGATAAAAGTGCAATTTATGAAGCCGACGTGCGGAATCAACAAAAGGTGATGGAGCTGTTTCTTGATTACGAAATCGCGAAAAGtaatgaaaacgaagaaacaGAGCCGAATGAGCAGGAAAGTTTTTGA
- the ubc7 gene encoding Hrd1 ubiquitin ligase complex ubiquitin conjugating enzyme E2 Ubc7, protein MSKAMALRRLMKEYKELTENGPDGITAGPSNEDDFFYWDCLVQGPDGTPYEGGLYPASLKFPPDYPLGPPTLKFECEFFHPNVYPDGTVCISILHAPGDDPNMYESSSERWSPVQSVEKILLSVMSMLAEPNDESGANIDACKLYRENYEYYCHVVRKLARKTLGL, encoded by the exons ATGAGTAAGGCAATGGCACTGCGTCGCTTGATGAAAGAGTACAAGGAGTTGACTGAGAATGGTCCTGATGGAATTACAGCAGGACCTTCAAATGAGGAtgactttttttattggGATTGCCTGGTTCAAGGACCCGACGGTACTCCCTACGAAGGTGGGTTGTATCCGGCGTCTCTTAAGTTCCCCCCG GATTATCCTCTAGGTCCACCCACATTAAAATTCGAGTGTGAGTTTTTTCATCCTAACG TCTATCCAGATGGTACAGTCTgtatttctattttacaTGCTCCTGGAGATGATCCCAACATGTATGAGTCATCATCTGAACGATGGTCGCCGGTGCAGTCTGTAGAAAAAATCTTGCTTTCTGTGATGTCAATGTTGGCAGAGCCGAACGATGAGAGTGGTGCCAATATAGACGCCTGCAAACTATACAGAGAAAATTATGAGTATTATTGCCATGTCGTCCGAAAGCTAGCTCGTAAAACTTTGGGTCTTTAA